The region TGCTTTGCCGGTGGTCTGATGGGGCTGAAGTATGGGTATGGGCGGCTGCCGTCGCGGTTTCGTAGATGAGTTTTGCGCGACGACCTTCTGTTTTCCAGGCCTGCCCAGCAGCACATCTCGCTCCGCTTCAGTAATTTTGCCTGCCTCCACCGCGTTCTCAGCGGCAAGTTCAAAGGTGGGCATCTGATACTTCGCTTGCAACGCTTCCACGACCGGGCGCTTTTCCCGCTGAATGCGGGCCTCGTCGCGGCGTTGGCGCTGCCGCTGCTGCACGGCGTCCACAGCTCCGGCAAAGGCGTCGGCCCGCCATGTCTCCGCGTCCAGCAGCGTGGCGAGGTCGTCGGCGAAGGTCTCGCCCTCCTGCGCGAGTTCCACCCGCAGGGCGACCCGTTCCTCCCATTTTCCGGGCAGATGCTCGTCAATGACGATCCAGACCCGGCCGTTGGTGACGATGGCCCAGCGGGTGCCCTCGTTGACGGCGTAGGTGGCCGCCTGCTGGAAATGAACTGCGCCCAGCGTTACGCCCATGCCCTTGATCTCCAGCGCGAACTTGCCCGCCCCGGCCCGAATCAGGAAGTCTGCGCGGTTGCCGGTGGCGTTCGTTTCCTCCGGCACCACTTCCGTCGGGTTCCAGATGTCGAAGCCTGCCGCCTGCAACAGCCGCAGCACGATGGCCTGCCGCACGACCGCCTCGCCGGGATTGGGCGAGGTTATCAACCACCCCTGAATGTCATTTACGGCGTCATGGAGACGGGCAACCGGGCTGGGCATCTGCGGCGAGTCTAGCAGCGCTCCTCCACGGCCCGAACCAAAAACAGAGAATGTCTCCTATCAACTCTTTTACTGGTAAACTGTTCCCCTATGAAAGAAGTGCAGGTGGGCGCCGGGAGAAGATGGGGGTTCTGGCCAGCCCTGGTCCTGACGGTGCTGGCCGGGGGGCTGCTGCCGCTGCAATTCGCGGTCAATGGGGCATTGGCCGACGAGGTGGGGTCGGTGACGCTGACGGGCACCCTGTCTTACGCGGCGGGCACCCTGGGGCTGCTGGTCCTGCTCGCGTTGAGCCGACAAAGGCCCGACTGGGCGGCGGCCCGGCAAGCCCCGCCCTGGAGCTGGTTGGGCGGGGTGGTCGGCAGCGCCTACGTGGTGGGCAGCGTGGTGCTCACGCAGGCGCTGGGCACCGCCGTGGCGACCACACTGGTGATCGCCGCGCAGGTGGTTACCGCCATCCTGCTCGACCACCTGGGGGTGCTGGGGCTGGAGCGGCGGCGGGTCAACCCGGCGCGGGTGGGGGCGCTGGTGCTCGTCCTCGCTGCGCTGGGGCTGCGGTTGTGGGGGGCGGCGTGAACCTCGGGCTGTTGCTGGGCACGCTGGGGGCGGGCATCGGCCTCGCGGCGGGGCTGGCCTTCAACGTGCGGCTGGCGCGGGCGCTGGGCACCCCGCTGGCGGCGACCCTGGTGAATTTCGTGGTGGGCGGCGTGCTGCTGGCCGTTCTGTGGCTGGCCGGAGTTGGGCGGGAGGGTCCGGCGCATCTGCCGCCCCTCTGGATGCTGACGGGCGGGCTGCTGGGAGCCACCTACGTCACCCTCAACCTGATCGGGGCGGCCCGGCTGGGCGTGGGCGTGGGGACGGTGGCGGCGACGTTGGGGCAGCTCATCGTGGCGCTGCTACTCCCCGCGCTGGGCTGGCTGGGGCAGGCTCAGCGGCTCCCCTCCGCCGCCGAGGGCCTGAGCGCCCTGCTGCTGCTCGCCGCCGTCGCCCTGCTCGCCGGGGACCGCCAGCGGGCAGCCGGGGGGCGCGGATGAAAACCGCCGACCTGCTGGCCCGCATTGAGAGGGACTGGCGCCGAGAGCGGCCGGACCTCAACCCCGACCCCATGCTCACCGTGATTGCTGTGCAAAGGACAAATCAGACGCTGCAAGCCGCCCTCGACGCCTTTTTCGCCCGGCACGACCTGACCCCCTCCGCCTTCGATGTGCTGGCGACCCTGCGCCGCTCGGCCCCACCGGAGGGCCTGACGCTGGGAGACCTCGGCACGCTGATGGCCGTGACCCCGCCCGCCGTCACCAAGCGGGTGGACGGGCTGGAGCGCCGGGGCTGGGTGGCCCGCCTGCCCGACCCCCGCGACCGCCGCACCATCCGCGCCGCCCTGACGCCGGAGGGCCGCGCCGCCGTGGACGCGCTGCTGGAAGCCCACGTCACCCACGAGGAAGCCCTGTTGCGGAACTTGACGCCGGACGAGCGGGCCACCTTGCGGGAACTGCTGCTGCGAATCGCGCCTCCAACCAAGTGACGATGCTGCAAACCCACCTGGCCTGTGTTATGTTATTTACGTAAGGAGGCAGCATGCTGCACATCGAATTCATCACCGATCTGGGCGCCCGAGTCACGGTGGACGTGGAAAGCGCCGACAAGCTGCTCGACGTTCAGCGGCAGTATGGCCGCCTGGGGTGGACGACTGGCGACATCCCGTCCGGGGGCTACCAGTTCCCGTTTGACAACGAACCCGACTTCGACTGGAACCTGATCGGCGCCCGCAAGTGGACCAGTCCCGACGGCGAGGAACTGATCATCCACCGGGGCCACGCCTACCGCCGCCGTGAGCTGGAGGCCGTGGACAGCCGCAAGATGAAGCTGCCCGCCGCCGTGAAGTACAGCCGGGGAGCGAAGAACACCGACCCCGAGCACGTCCGCGAGAAGGCTGACGGCGAATTTGAATATGTGACGCTGGCGATTTTCCGGGGCGGCAAGCGCCAGGACCGGTACGCGACTCCCGGCAGCCGCCCGGCCTCCGCTGGCCCCCGCCCGGCTCCGGCTGCCGCAAGCCGCGCTCAGCCTCAGACCCGCCCTGCGGCGGCGGCCGTGGCGGACGAGGAAACGCCGTTCTGACCGCTTGAGGGGAGGGGGCGCCTGCGCTAGCCCCTCCCCTGCCCCTCAATGACGCCCCGCACGTCGGCAGGCTGCCAGCCATCGGGCTTCAGCAGCTTGCCGTCTTCGCGTTTCGGGCCGCCGAGTTTTGCCATGTTCGCGCGGTGGACCTCGGCGAAGACGGTGTCGGCGTCAATACCCAGGGCATCCAGTGCCCCGTAAGTCACGTACAGCAGGTCGGCGAGTTCATGGGCGAGCGGGGCGAGGTCGCCGGGCAGAACCGCTTCGTTCGCTGAAAGCCGTGCGGCCAGCGCCGTGAACTCGGCCTCTACCTCCTGCGCCTCCTCCCGGATCAGGGTGCCCCGTAGGGCGAGGAGGTCGGGGCCGGGCACGGTCGGGCCGTCCGGGGCTACGAAGTCGGCGGCGCGGTGAAACTCGCGCAATAGCGCGGCGTTGGTGGGGGACAGGTCGGGCACCCGCCGATGCTAGGCCAAAGGGAAAGGGAGAGGCCGTGTGGACTCTCCCTTCGTGTCTGGTGCGGGTGACTGGACTTGAACCAATCGGGGACCGGCCTCCGGCCCGCTCGCGCGCCCGTTTGATGAGAGGTGGGCGTCTCCCTCCGGCCCCTCTCGGAGCCAGGGGGAAGT is a window of Deinococcus terrestris DNA encoding:
- a CDS encoding MarR family winged helix-turn-helix transcriptional regulator; the encoded protein is MKTADLLARIERDWRRERPDLNPDPMLTVIAVQRTNQTLQAALDAFFARHDLTPSAFDVLATLRRSAPPEGLTLGDLGTLMAVTPPAVTKRVDGLERRGWVARLPDPRDRRTIRAALTPEGRAAVDALLEAHVTHEEALLRNLTPDERATLRELLLRIAPPTK
- a CDS encoding DUF4357 domain-containing protein, translating into MPSPVARLHDAVNDIQGWLITSPNPGEAVVRQAIVLRLLQAAGFDIWNPTEVVPEETNATGNRADFLIRAGAGKFALEIKGMGVTLGAVHFQQAATYAVNEGTRWAIVTNGRVWIVIDEHLPGKWEERVALRVELAQEGETFADDLATLLDAETWRADAFAGAVDAVQQRQRQRRDEARIQREKRPVVEALQAKYQMPTFELAAENAVEAGKITEAERDVLLGRPGKQKVVAQNSSTKPRRQPPIPILQPHQTTGKAEQPAQPTEEIHFTYRILEAVAHAVYCPADGTWTVKAGSTLVPEVKAYATGVQLHREQLLSTGQLLQHGDQIEYTVDVVYPSPSAAAGAVSGGSKNGWDVWIDDLARPAQFHRPKNHSD
- a CDS encoding DMT family transporter, with amino-acid sequence MKEVQVGAGRRWGFWPALVLTVLAGGLLPLQFAVNGALADEVGSVTLTGTLSYAAGTLGLLVLLALSRQRPDWAAARQAPPWSWLGGVVGSAYVVGSVVLTQALGTAVATTLVIAAQVVTAILLDHLGVLGLERRRVNPARVGALVLVLAALGLRLWGAA
- a CDS encoding pyrophosphohydrolase domain-containing protein; amino-acid sequence: MPDLSPTNAALLREFHRAADFVAPDGPTVPGPDLLALRGTLIREEAQEVEAEFTALAARLSANEAVLPGDLAPLAHELADLLYVTYGALDALGIDADTVFAEVHRANMAKLGGPKREDGKLLKPDGWQPADVRGVIEGQGRG
- a CDS encoding single-stranded DNA-binding protein, with amino-acid sequence MLHIEFITDLGARVTVDVESADKLLDVQRQYGRLGWTTGDIPSGGYQFPFDNEPDFDWNLIGARKWTSPDGEELIIHRGHAYRRRELEAVDSRKMKLPAAVKYSRGAKNTDPEHVREKADGEFEYVTLAIFRGGKRQDRYATPGSRPASAGPRPAPAAASRAQPQTRPAAAAVADEETPF
- a CDS encoding DMT family transporter, whose translation is MNLGLLLGTLGAGIGLAAGLAFNVRLARALGTPLAATLVNFVVGGVLLAVLWLAGVGREGPAHLPPLWMLTGGLLGATYVTLNLIGAARLGVGVGTVAATLGQLIVALLLPALGWLGQAQRLPSAAEGLSALLLLAAVALLAGDRQRAAGGRG